The window CGTGGTTGTTGCCGGCGCTGAAGATGGCGGGCACAGATATCCTTCACCGTCGAGGTCTCCGACGGGGAGGTGACAAGCAATACCATCGCCTCGCCCAGTCTCGGATCGGGCACTGAAGTGACTGCATAAGCAGTGCCGATGTGTGGCCTTAACAGCTCCTCCACCGCTTCGATCTGTATCTTGATGCCTCCGCTGTTGATCACATTGTCGCTTCGCCCCAGGATACGGAAGGTGCCGTCAGGACCCATCTCGGCAATATCGTTGGTGATGACCGGTCTGTCTGATATGCGTGGAGCATTGATAACCAGGGTGCCCGTTTCAGACAGCGTTACACCGACACCCGGCAGGGGGGTATACCGGTCGCTGGCCTCCTTGCCGTTGATCCTGCGCAGCGCAATATGCGATACCGTTTCGGTCATTCCATAGGTGGAGTAGATGGGATTGGGAAATGCTCTCAGTGCCTCTTCCAGCTGTGAATCGACAGCCCCGCCTCCAATGATCAGCCTGCCGATCCTGCTTAACCGAACCCGCTCCTCCTCCCTGCCTAGGGAGTTGTGGACCTGTAATGGAACCATGGCGGCAAACTCCGTCTGCCGGCAGATATCCGATAATGGATATCCCGACGGTTCCGTCACCAGCAGGTTGAGTCCCCCATAAATGGCCCGTACCGCCATCATCTTCCCTGCAATATACTCCAGGGGCAGGCACAACAGGGCGGTCATGCCTGCTGTCAGCTCCAGAAACTCACAGGTGATCGCAGCACTCTGCAACATCTGCTCCTTGCGTACGGTGATCGTTTTCGGTCTGCCGGTGGAGCCTGATGTATTGAGGGTAAGCAGTGGGGAGGGGGAGTACCACTCCTTCAGGAAGAGGGCCAGCCGGCGATGGAAGAGCGACACTCCGGCAAACGGGGGCAAGGTTTCGGCCAGAAAGGCTTCCCGTTGATAACAGATATCCTCAATCGTGATCTGTTCCATGCAGCATCAGGCTACTATCGGGAAAAGATCCCGAGGGGTTAAACCACAGATTCTCCTCCCTCACTTCCAGAGGAAGGGGAATATTGTTCAGGTAGAGAGAGCCGGTACCGAGTCCCTGGTGCAGCCGATTGTCGAGGGTGGCACACCACTGTGCGATGCTGTTGAGTCCGATATTTGACTCCAGGGCGGAGGTGATCCACCAGCCGATACCCAGCTCGCCGGCCAGTGCTATCCATTCGCTGCATCCGGTGATGCCACCGTGCAGCGTGGGCTTCAATACGATATAGTGAGGACGGATCGTCTCCAGCAGTTGCCTTTTTTCGTCCGGCCGACAGATGCCGATAAGCTCCTCGTCGAGTGCCACGGGCAGCGGTGATGCTTTGCAGATCCTGGCCATCACTCCATGCTGGCCGGCTTTGACGGGCTGTTCAATGGAGTGGATATCCAGTTTGGCCAGCCGGTGAAGTATCGCTTCACTATTTTCGGGTGAAAAGGCTCCGTTGGCATCTACCCGGAGGGTTATCTCCGGATGGCTTCTACGGATAAAGTGCAGCAGTTCCAGCTCCTCTTCGAAACTGATTGCCCCGATCTTCAGCTTGATACAGCGGAATCCCCTTTGCAGCAGATTCTCGGCCTGC of the Petrimonas mucosa genome contains:
- a CDS encoding o-succinylbenzoate synthase, with translation MFTIGITPHKLRFKKPAGTSRGIYHEHRVWYVVLQDAEDPAHIGIGESAPLPGLSSDHGDRYEERLRHFCRLVEEQQQLDTELLRPYPSILFGLESAMRHYRQRSWQLWETPFSRGEEGLPINGLVWMGSFDNMRQQAENLLQRGFRCIKLKIGAISFEEELELLHFIRRSHPEITLRVDANGAFSPENSEAILHRLAKLDIHSIEQPVKAGQHGVMARICKASPLPVALDEELIGICRPDEKRQLLETIRPHYIVLKPTLHGGITGCSEWIALAGELGIGWWITSALESNIGLNSIAQWCATLDNRLHQGLGTGSLYLNNIPLPLEVREENLWFNPSGSFPDSSLMLHGTDHD
- a CDS encoding AMP-binding protein encodes the protein MEQITIEDICYQREAFLAETLPPFAGVSLFHRRLALFLKEWYSPSPLLTLNTSGSTGRPKTITVRKEQMLQSAAITCEFLELTAGMTALLCLPLEYIAGKMMAVRAIYGGLNLLVTEPSGYPLSDICRQTEFAAMVPLQVHNSLGREEERVRLSRIGRLIIGGGAVDSQLEEALRAFPNPIYSTYGMTETVSHIALRRINGKEASDRYTPLPGVGVTLSETGTLVINAPRISDRPVITNDIAEMGPDGTFRILGRSDNVINSGGIKIQIEAVEELLRPHIGTAYAVTSVPDPRLGEAMVLLVTSPSETSTVKDICARHLQRRQQPRHIFTVEKIPQTGNGKTDRAAAKKMATLLSLSSLAGRSAQ